The Fortiea contorta PCC 7126 genome has a segment encoding these proteins:
- the pstB gene encoding phosphate ABC transporter ATP-binding protein PstB: MATNTGTVNGTETVLRTENLNIYYGNFLAVQNIWLDIPKNRVTAFIGPSGCGKSTLLRCYNRLNDLIESFRAEGKVFYYDKNLYAPDVDAVEVRRRIGMVFQRPNPFPKSIYDNITYGAKINGYKGNFDELVERSLRQAALWDEVKDKLRQSGASLSGGQQQRLCIARAIAVQPEIILMDEPCSALDPISTLRVEELIHELKEQYTIVIVTHNMQQAARVSDKTAFFNVKSSEKGGRTGFLVEYDATEVIFNNPQQQDTRDYVSGRFG, encoded by the coding sequence ATGGCTACTAACACCGGCACAGTGAATGGCACGGAAACCGTTCTCCGTACAGAAAACCTTAACATCTACTACGGCAACTTCTTGGCTGTGCAGAATATTTGGCTAGATATCCCGAAAAATCGGGTGACAGCCTTTATTGGGCCTTCAGGTTGCGGTAAAAGTACACTGCTTAGATGCTATAACCGCCTTAATGACCTGATTGAGTCGTTTCGAGCCGAAGGTAAGGTTTTCTACTACGATAAAAATTTGTATGCACCAGACGTTGATGCGGTAGAGGTGCGCCGTCGGATTGGGATGGTATTTCAAAGACCAAACCCATTTCCCAAATCAATTTATGACAACATCACCTACGGTGCCAAAATCAACGGTTATAAAGGCAATTTTGACGAATTAGTAGAGCGGAGTTTGCGTCAAGCGGCTTTGTGGGATGAAGTCAAAGATAAACTTAGACAAAGTGGTGCATCTTTGTCTGGTGGACAACAGCAGCGTTTATGTATTGCTAGAGCGATCGCTGTTCAACCAGAAATTATCCTTATGGATGAACCATGCTCGGCTCTTGACCCCATCTCCACTTTACGGGTTGAGGAACTGATCCATGAACTCAAAGAGCAATACACCATCGTTATTGTTACTCATAACATGCAGCAAGCTGCACGGGTATCCGACAAGACAGCTTTCTTTAATGTCAAGTCGTCAGAAAAAGGTGGTCGTACCGGCTTTTTAGTCGAATATGACGCCACAGAAGTTATTTTCAACAATCCCCAACAACAAGATACCAGGGATTATGTCAGTGGTAGATTTGGTTAA
- the pstA gene encoding phosphate ABC transporter permease PstA — protein sequence MSSSFSGSSLTRSPMSKRTLFNTVMTVLAFVCGALALLPLLAVLSYVIIQGFSSLTPSIFFELPPAPLRKGGGFGNAILGTLLMVGIGALISIPFGVLAAIYLTEFSSGKIARWIRFATNILSGVPSIIAGVFAYGIVVLGLTELKLGSYSAIGGGFALAILMLPIIVRTTDEALQLVSQDLRQASTGLGATNFQTVSQVVLPAALPAIVTGSTLAIARAAGETAPLLFTALFSPFWPKSLFEPTASLAVLVYNFATTPFKNLQSLAWAASLILVLMVLITSIIARWATRQKA from the coding sequence ATGAGTTCTAGTTTTTCAGGAAGCAGCCTAACTCGTTCTCCCATGTCCAAAAGGACATTGTTTAACACGGTGATGACGGTGTTAGCTTTTGTCTGCGGCGCCTTGGCACTTTTGCCTTTATTAGCTGTACTCTCTTACGTCATCATTCAAGGCTTTAGCAGTTTAACTCCCAGCATATTTTTTGAGTTACCGCCCGCACCTTTGAGAAAGGGTGGCGGTTTTGGTAATGCTATTTTGGGAACTTTGTTAATGGTGGGGATTGGTGCTTTAATTAGTATCCCATTTGGGGTATTAGCAGCAATCTATTTAACAGAATTTAGTTCTGGGAAAATAGCGAGATGGATCAGATTTGCAACTAATATTCTCAGTGGAGTTCCCTCAATTATTGCGGGGGTATTTGCTTATGGGATTGTGGTTTTGGGCTTAACTGAACTCAAGTTAGGTTCTTATTCAGCGATAGGTGGGGGTTTCGCTTTGGCAATCTTGATGTTGCCAATTATTGTCCGGACTACGGATGAAGCCTTGCAGTTAGTATCGCAAGACTTGCGACAAGCGTCTACTGGCTTGGGTGCAACCAACTTTCAAACAGTATCACAAGTAGTTTTGCCAGCGGCTTTACCAGCGATTGTCACTGGATCTACCTTGGCGATCGCCCGTGCTGCTGGAGAAACTGCGCCACTCTTGTTTACTGCTCTTTTCTCGCCATTTTGGCCTAAGAGCTTGTTTGAACCCACCGCTTCTCTGGCTGTGTTGGTTTATAATTTTGCGACTACCCCATTCAAAAATCTCCAATCTCTGGCTTGGGCTGCATCGCTGATTCTCGTGCTGATGGTATTAATCACCAGCATCATCGCTCGCTGGGCTACGCGCCAAAAAGCCTAG
- the pstC gene encoding phosphate ABC transporter permease subunit PstC has translation MTTQPQKLSSAIKNRSEVEKSLDLGFISLTKVFALAIAGTLIWITLQVAVGAWPAMQAFGLGFLVKATWNPVNNEYGVLPAVYGTLVSSFIGLLIAVPIGVGTAILLSENFLPAKVRLVLVFLVELLAAIPSVVYGIWGIFVLVPIVTNIGKWLHTTLGFIPFFSTPPTGPGMLPAGMILAIMTLPIITAISRDALISVPPSLRQASVGLGATRWETIFQVLIPAAFSGIVSAVMLSLGRAMGETMAVTMLIGNSNNLSISLLAPGNTISSLLANQFAEASGLQVAALMYAALVLFFLTLIVNVLAEYIVLRVKRI, from the coding sequence ATGACTACACAACCTCAGAAACTGTCATCAGCGATTAAGAATCGCTCTGAAGTAGAAAAGTCGCTAGACTTGGGCTTTATTTCGCTGACTAAGGTTTTCGCACTGGCGATCGCTGGTACTCTCATATGGATTACTCTACAAGTAGCTGTTGGCGCTTGGCCGGCGATGCAAGCTTTTGGTCTGGGTTTTTTAGTTAAAGCTACCTGGAACCCGGTAAACAACGAATATGGGGTGTTACCTGCAGTATACGGAACTTTAGTTAGTTCTTTTATTGGTCTACTCATAGCCGTACCCATTGGAGTTGGCACCGCTATTCTATTAAGTGAGAATTTTTTACCAGCAAAAGTTCGGCTAGTGTTGGTCTTTTTAGTGGAACTCCTAGCCGCTATCCCCAGCGTCGTTTATGGAATCTGGGGAATTTTTGTGTTAGTACCCATTGTCACCAACATTGGCAAATGGCTACACACTACATTAGGTTTCATCCCATTTTTTAGTACTCCTCCCACTGGGCCGGGAATGTTACCTGCAGGAATGATTCTAGCAATCATGACTTTGCCCATTATCACAGCTATCTCCCGTGACGCTCTGATTTCCGTACCACCCAGTTTACGCCAAGCGTCGGTGGGATTAGGTGCAACGCGTTGGGAAACTATTTTTCAGGTGCTCATCCCAGCTGCCTTTTCTGGCATCGTTAGCGCTGTGATGTTATCACTAGGTCGAGCCATGGGAGAAACAATGGCTGTCACCATGTTAATTGGTAACTCCAATAACTTGAGTATTTCTCTTTTAGCACCCGGCAATACAATTTCTTCTCTATTAGCAAACCAATTTGCAGAAGCTAGTGGACTGCAAGTTGCAGCTTTGATGTACGCTGCTTTAGTGTTATTTTTCTTGACACTGATAGTCAATGTGCTGGCAGAATACATCGTTCTCCGAGTTAAGCGAATTTAG
- the pstS gene encoding phosphate ABC transporter substrate-binding protein PstS, which produces MLSLLSAIKNNRLTASIPVLALALSLAACGGQSSPDNAATKETPAGAAQDTTASNTAKLDLGGNLTLTGAGASFPAPLYASWFNDLNKKYPNLQVNYQSVGSGAGVEQFIKGTVDFGASDVAMKDEEIKKVDKGVILLPVTAGSIVLAYNLPDVPELKLPRAVYTDILLGKIKSWDDPLIAKANPEAKLPKQPITVVYRSDGSGTTGVFTKHLSAISPEWKTKVGDGKSVKWPVGVGAKGNEGVTAQVQQTQGSIGYTEYGYAKQNNLKFASLENKAGKFVPATEESASKTLAAVTLPADLRAFITDPEGADSYPIVTYTWLLVYKQYAQAPKAKAMEAAIEYALTDGQKIAAELGYVPLPQNVIAKVAAAADQLSPDYKISVGGGTSASK; this is translated from the coding sequence ATGCTCTCACTTCTAAGTGCAATCAAAAATAATCGCCTCACAGCTTCAATACCAGTGTTAGCACTGGCATTAAGTCTAGCTGCTTGTGGCGGACAGTCAAGCCCAGACAATGCAGCTACTAAAGAAACACCCGCTGGTGCTGCTCAGGATACTACCGCTTCCAACACAGCCAAGTTAGACCTCGGTGGAAACCTGACATTAACTGGGGCTGGTGCTTCTTTCCCCGCACCACTTTATGCAAGTTGGTTCAACGACTTGAATAAAAAATATCCCAACTTGCAAGTTAACTATCAGTCAGTTGGTAGCGGTGCTGGGGTGGAGCAATTCATCAAAGGTACCGTGGATTTCGGCGCCAGCGATGTGGCGATGAAAGATGAAGAAATCAAGAAGGTAGACAAGGGCGTGATTTTGCTACCCGTAACTGCTGGTAGCATCGTACTCGCTTACAATTTGCCTGATGTTCCCGAACTAAAATTACCGCGTGCAGTTTACACCGATATATTGCTGGGCAAAATCAAATCTTGGGATGACCCGCTGATTGCGAAAGCGAATCCCGAAGCGAAGCTACCGAAGCAGCCAATTACAGTTGTTTATCGTTCTGATGGTAGCGGGACAACAGGAGTTTTCACCAAACACCTAAGCGCTATTAGTCCAGAGTGGAAAACTAAAGTGGGCGACGGGAAAAGCGTGAAATGGCCTGTGGGCGTTGGTGCAAAGGGTAATGAAGGTGTTACCGCCCAAGTGCAACAAACTCAAGGCTCAATTGGCTATACCGAGTACGGCTACGCCAAACAAAATAACCTCAAGTTTGCATCTTTGGAAAACAAAGCAGGCAAATTTGTGCCAGCAACCGAAGAGTCAGCGTCTAAAACTTTGGCAGCAGTAACCTTACCTGCAGACCTCCGCGCCTTTATCACCGACCCAGAAGGTGCAGATTCTTATCCCATTGTTACTTACACTTGGCTCCTGGTTTACAAGCAATATGCCCAAGCTCCAAAAGCTAAAGCAATGGAAGCTGCTATTGAGTATGCTTTAACTGATGGTCAGAAAATTGCTGCAGAACTAGGGTATGTACCTTTACCCCAAAATGTGATTGCGAAAGTGGCTGCTGCTGCTGATCAACTCAGTCCAGATTATAAGATTTCTGTTGGTGGCGGCACAAGCGCTAGTAAATAG
- a CDS encoding biotin transporter BioY produces MFVASNQLLWSMIGLLLTMGGTFLESYGITWPWSWSKHGIQTYSLGVSYQIGAVLLVGCLGGKNAGALSQIAYLVMGLTLLPVFSEGGGIGYVKLAHFGYLLGFIPGAWICGFLAFKARPRLETLAFSCVCGLLAVHICGISYLIFSNFFQWQSMENLTLVQAISSYSWSKLPGQLAVICAVTVIAYILRHLMFY; encoded by the coding sequence ATGTTTGTCGCTTCCAATCAATTGCTTTGGTCTATGATTGGCTTACTGCTGACAATGGGTGGCACGTTTTTAGAATCCTATGGTATCACCTGGCCTTGGAGTTGGAGTAAGCATGGAATTCAAACTTATTCTTTAGGTGTCAGCTATCAAATTGGCGCCGTGCTGCTAGTGGGTTGTTTAGGCGGGAAAAATGCTGGCGCACTTTCGCAGATTGCCTATTTGGTAATGGGTTTGACGCTATTACCCGTATTTTCCGAAGGTGGCGGCATCGGTTATGTTAAGCTAGCTCATTTTGGCTATTTGTTGGGATTTATTCCTGGCGCTTGGATTTGCGGCTTTTTAGCCTTTAAAGCCAGACCCAGACTAGAAACTCTCGCTTTTAGTTGTGTTTGTGGCTTGCTAGCCGTTCACATCTGCGGTATTAGTTATTTGATTTTCAGCAATTTTTTTCAATGGCAAAGCATGGAAAATTTGACATTAGTGCAAGCAATCTCCAGCTACTCATGGTCTAAATTACCTGGACAACTAGCTGTTATCTGTGCCGTTACGGTAATAGCATATATATTGCGCCACTTAATGTTTTATTAA
- the lspA gene encoding signal peptidase II, with the protein MRLKNRLFWLVAFVGFLIDQLTKYWVVQTFKLGQTLPLIPEVFHLTYVTNTGAAFSLLSGKVEWLRWLSLAVSLVLIGLALFGSALSFWDQLGYGLILGGAIGNGIDRFVLGYVVDFIDFRLINFAVFNLADSFISVGIVCLLIASLQKTPHSHRRL; encoded by the coding sequence ATGCGTTTAAAAAATCGCCTATTCTGGCTCGTCGCGTTCGTTGGTTTCTTGATAGACCAATTGACAAAATACTGGGTAGTCCAAACCTTCAAACTGGGACAAACTTTGCCATTGATTCCGGAAGTATTTCACCTCACCTATGTCACAAACACTGGTGCAGCTTTTAGCTTACTGAGCGGCAAAGTAGAGTGGTTACGCTGGCTATCTTTAGCAGTTAGTTTAGTTTTAATTGGGCTGGCGTTATTTGGTTCAGCATTAAGTTTTTGGGATCAGCTTGGTTATGGTTTAATTTTAGGAGGAGCGATCGGTAATGGTATTGATCGGTTTGTTTTGGGTTATGTTGTTGATTTTATAGATTTTCGACTGATCAATTTTGCTGTATTTAATTTGGCAGATTCATTTATCAGTGTTGGGATTGTTTGCCTTCTAATTGCTTCTTTACAAAAAACACCACATTCTCATCGTCGGTTGTAG